The DNA window tttttattttttcgcTCACAGTTTTACGAcccccccttttttttttttagaagaaaaaaaaaaaaatatacatatacatatatatatttttcagcATTGTCATCTCATACGATTACATACCTTTTTaccatttaatttttttataagcacgaataaaaaattgttcCAAATTAATTATCTATGTTTCTAAAACTAAGCAAAACAAAACTATATACAATtgtaaataaagaaattaataatagtatcaTAGATATCACTAGTAAAAGAGAAAGCAAAACTAGAGAGACAAATATTCATTTGTTTGTAAAACTCCCTATTTACCTTTTCTATTATAATACATGTAGGCACGCTCGTGAACAGGTAAGGCATATGGAGAAATGACTTCTGAATGGCCTGGACGGGCAACTGGATCTCTCAAATAGATAGCGTGGCAAGTTTTAAAGGAAATTTCGATGTGGTGCGGTAAAACAGCAAAAGGAGCCAAAAATGGTCTTGGTGTCCATGGTGTGAAATATGGTTTTTTTGGATCAGCGCGGCCATATGGGCCAGATTGCCATGGTAACTGAATTAAAGAAATAGCTTTCTTTTCGTCCTCCACTAAGTCTGCTGGAACAATTGGTTCTAGTTTATTTAAACTAGATGCCCATACTGGATCATATGGTAAACCAGTCTTAGAACTAGCCttgttaattttgaaataattttCCAAAGCATCAAAATATGTTGGTTTGAGCTCTTGGCACAAAGTCTTTATTTCcctgatattttttttatcaatttcttcttctgacttgaataaaattttggCTACATTTGATTCCtcttcgtttttttttaaggtaTCTAAAATTTTGGCTGAGCCTAAGATTTGTTGGTATATTTTAACAGCCATGATACTTAAATCCTtgttatcaaaaaaatatggcaTAAAATCTTCACTCTTCAaaatctcttttttttcaggtGTAGCTTTAATGTAGCaagttaaaattttatttaaaatagtCTCTTCATTAGCAGTTTTACGTTCTTTTATAACTCTTGTCTCCAAATCTTGATTATATTTCTCAACCAAttctaaaaaaatggttttttttggatCATGATTCTCCAAACCAGAATAAAAttccattttcttttcccaTTCTTCTCGAGGGTTTTCTTGTAGTTTAGTAACATAATGGTTCCATTTTTCAACTTGGATTTTATCGATTTTCAAACTATTTTCCAAACTTGGCTTTTTAGCACCTAACGCTTGTAAGACTTTTTCAGGCTTTACATGGAAAACGTCACCtggttttaaaatatatcctggatgtttaattttaataccaTTAACAAAGGTGTTACCatgtaaaataaattggcGGGCTTGTCTAACAGAAGAAGCAAACATACTTCTAAAAACAGCAAAAtctaatcttttttctaaagAAGCATAGGTTTGCATTAAATATGGTGTAGGATCCAACTCATCTTGGCCACCTTTCTTTAAAGATGCATCCAATTGGGCAACACTGTCCAATTTGGGATTAAAACTTGCTAACCATCTACTTTCAGTTAAGTATTCGCCGTGATAAGCCCTTGTTTCTTGTTTAGCAGTCCATTTCTGTTGGTACAAAGTTTTACCCTTAAAGTCAACTTGACCCTTTTtgtataaattaaataaattccATTTATTGAAAGAGGCACGGATACGGCCTCTTGATAGTGATTTTAGTAAAGTTGCTTTTCTAGGCATTATATATGGGCTGCTGTTaatagataaaaatgaGGAGCAActggttatttttttttttttcttttttttttttttcttttttttaatgaaaagaaaatgtaGAGagtaaaatatattacaaGTGGTTTTATTAAGGAGTAACAAAACTTTGTGCTTTGAAGAAAGCTTAAGTGTTAAAAGGTAGTTGAAATGTTGAAAAATTGTAcatgaaagaaaaagaaaaattgaaaaaaaaaaaaaaaaatgaaaatgaaaatgaaaatgaaaatgaaaatgaaaatataataaaaaggaattaaattaaaatgaataaaaaaaaaaaatatacatatatattatatccGCAATCCGTTGTAGTCCGTGTTAGAAATTATTTAGTTCCTCGgaaagtatatatatatgtctatataatattaatcttttttttttttccctttcaataaaaataaaaaaaaaaaaaaaaatcataaaatATAAGTCGAAACTgtaatcatttttatagGAAACGAAAAAAAGCCAATTAAGTGATTGTCACACATGGCCtatatatttcaataaaCTGTCATCGTAGattgggaaaaaaaaattaaagaaaaaaatgactaAGCCTTTCAAATGGAATATCTACGATAAAATAAGGTTTAATAGAATATTACttaaatatatcaataagGATggtataaaaaaacatgCTAATGATATATTACATGATATGAATGATAAAAACACGTTGAATaggatattatttattagtaAAGTACTCGATGTAAATAATTGTGAGACTGTAGAATacacaaaagaaaatatagtAGAATATCTAAAGgaaatttttgataataatagtaaagATGTTTTGACTTTAGAAGACTTCAATTATAGAATTGATGTAAAAGAACAAAGTAAAGATGAGGTTATTGACACTATTCCTGCTACCGATAGATATGAAGATAAAGAACAGATATTAGAAACTTTAGTTCCTAATACATGTAAGGGAAATGAATTTGATTCCAGCGAAGGAAAAAACATTACCAATGTTGATAATGATTACGTCTCCTCATCAAGGACTTCTAACACTATTGTGACGAATGTaggtgataataatgacagtATCGGTAAAAGTAATGATATTGGCACCAATCTTCAACCTCCATTGACTGCCACAGCAggtattgaaaaaaataattttactCAAAATTCTGTTCCTAATAAGACAATGAATACAGACACAGATGTCACCAGTATTAATACgcttaataaaaacattagTCCTAATCTTAATCCTAGTGATACTACCATTATATCAACCAAAGCCACAAAAAGTCAAGTGAAATCGACTAAAGGCAAATCAAGACCAGTTACTAAAATCAATATTAGTGGCTCTAAATCTTCAAAAGATAATTATCAATATGATCAAAAGGCTACAAATAGATTTGGTCGTAATACTAGGATTGTTATTGAGAAAGGTGATGAGGACGATAATAGCAACACTAATACTAACAGTagagatttaaaaaatatttctgaTAACCCTAGACCAATGATGGAGTCGTTGAACTTAACTTTAAATGCTGATAATGGCAAAGTCACAAAAGAACAAAcggaaaaaagaaagccACACCTACAACCCCTACCTGCTGTTGtttcatcatcaaaaacaataccAGCAACagtgaaaaaaacaaatgatACTGAAGTAGCTGCGGTTTTTGAAGATGGTATGCATAATGATACTAGTGCTAAGAACAATCCAGGGGGAAatagtttaaaaataataaaagaaaataatgataacgATAATGGTGGTATcgatattgataataaaagtgaATTAGATAAAGacaattcaataaaaaaatatacatctagtgaagaaaagaatgaaaaatattatgtTGCAAAAGAacagaaaaaggaaagaagtgaagaaaagaaggaaacATAtgaacaaaacaaaatgataGAGAAAACAAAAGAGGCAACCAAATTTCAAAAGGATATACCTAATAAAGAAGAGCATGGTAGGGATTTGGCGGTAAAGGTAGATATTGGTATTGGAGGACAACTTATACAGAATATAGAGGCTATACCAGATGTCAGCCAAGGGGTGATCAGTGTTGTAGATAGCAATAACGTTGAACAAGAGGGGAAATCAAAAACAACTACTGGCactttaaaagataaaactATAGCGAATGTTGTACAAATTAATAACGATATAATTGAGGAAAACGTGGGGGCTAAAAGTGATGGGAACAAATATGATGAGGGACAACTAGAATTGCCAAAAATCAACGCTAACATTGAATCCTATGGAAAAAACGTAGCCAATAAAGTtaatgaacaaaaaaaagatacaaTTAGTACAAGTGAAAGTTACCAAATGACAGAAGCCACGAATAATAATGAGAATATAACCGACAAGCCGACTACTATAGCgcaagaagaaaatatggACGAAGCTGGACTTGTcaatgaagaagatgaagacAATGAAAGTAAATTATCACAAGTAGATGATGAAGTTGACGTTGAAAAGGATGAACATGTTAAGGTACAAGTTGGTATATTGGAATCCTTAGATGAACATGAGGGGAAATTAGATACAAAGGGTACAACGCAATCTGACGATATAAACCATGTTTTTGGAAATAAGGAGGAAGATGGAAAAGATAAACATACAGAACCAGTTGGTCATACCGATAATCAGAttgataaagaaataacTGCCAAAATGTTTGATActgaaaatggaaataaaatggGGGCAGAAAAGGGAGAAATAAAAGAGGAAGCTATAGTACCTACTACAAAAGATAAAGATCAATACACACGTAATTACAGTCTCaaagataatgataaaataaaaatggtcCAAAAACAGCAAGATAAGACCAAGGTTATTAAACcgagaaaaaaaggcaacaaaggcaaaagaaaattaattgaGACTaaggaggaagaagaagtaaaacaaaatgagTTCAAAAACACAAAGGAAAATCGTGTTACTATTGAAAAGTCTACTATAATTGAAGATGCGCCAATTGAATCTAGGACTAGAAGTAAACTTAAGATCAAAGAGGATATTGAAAGTATAGTTTATCAAAGAGATGGACAACaggaaaatattttgtcaGCAAGGAACAGACGGAAACCAATCACAAAGATTTTGAACGGTGAAGGGGAAAATAAGAGGACAAGCTCTGGAAAGACGATAGTTGTCGGCAAAGCAACGCTTAccgatgatgataatatcAGAAAGGAAGAAATGAATCAAAAACAGGAAAATGATAACGGAGACACCGGAAAGGGAGAAAAAGAGATAGAAAGGAACgaggaagaaaaatttaagaaaagaaatacgattgataattataatagtaatagtttcaaaaatgaaaatatacCAAAGGCAGTGACAAGGAAATCTGCGAGAATACGAAAAAGAATTCGTGAAGGGAGTGATAACATTGAAGAAGAACGTATTTCAAAACAAACTAGGATTCTTAAGGATGAAGATAGTAACAATAAGAATagtgataatgataatgacaACCGTGCTAATAGTGAAGGTGGtgataacaaaaatgataataacgaAGCTACtaatagcaaaaaaaacaaggaaGTGACCAATATTGTCAAAAAGAGCAGATCTTTGAGGAATGGTAAAACAAAGATAGATAACCTTTCgcctaataataaatccaTTACCAATAGTAGTGATAATATCgctaataaaaagaatgagAAAAGTGTTGCTAACGATGATTCTCCTGGAAtcaagaataataatgagtTTACAGCTATTAAAGATAACGTTACTTTAAATAATACCACTGCAACAGTAGATACAGAACCGATAGGTAGAAGATTgaggaaaaggaaataaaaaatacaattttttttgcaaaaataGTATATAGTAATAGAAtgaaatttaataattaactttaaaatattaaataataaattgtaaaaaaattttttttttttttttttttttttgctaaaCTTTGGTACTTGAAAACAGTACTGTAAATAAGCACAAAAAAAGGGgtcaaaataattaaacaaaaataaagtgtGAACCTTCCGGAGTTTAGTTAACCTTCAATAATTCGAcatcaaaaattaaagtgGCATTTGGTGGAATCAAGCCTGGGAAACCTCTTGGGCCGTAAGCATATGGTCCTGGAATTACTAATCTTGCCTTTTCGCCCACAGATAATTTTGGAATAGCAGCATCCCAGCCCTTAATAACTTGATTGACACCAATGTTACATTGGAATGGAGAACCTCTATCTAAGGAAGAATCAAATTTTTGACCGTTTTCCAAAGTACCGGTATAGTGGATAGTAACCAAATCACCTTTCTTTGGAAAAGTTTTGTTATCACCTGGAGACAATCTATCGATTCTAACGTTACCTTCAATAATTTCAGACATTGCGATTTTTTGATATGTAATAAATGTAGTGATCTATGGTGTTCTTGTTTagttaaattataaaaagaaaaagaaaaaaaaataagataagAATTTACATAGAGTTGAGTTAATGGAAAGTGTAAGGGTCGAGGAGGGAGTAAtagggaaaaaagaagaagaaaaagaagaagaagaaaaaatggaaaaagaagaaaaaatggaaaaagaagaaaaaatggaaaaagatagaaaaaaactCTGGGCGAACAAAATagttttgttgtttatttttttttttttaatttacttaaaaaatattgcaaTAGTAAAAACtgtaacaaaaaaaaaaggaaaaggttTATACGTTTTTCtccaacaaaaacaaatataaatataaataaaatcatttagTACGGAAAAAAGAGTTGCCAGCAtgtgataaaaatattaaaatcttAATTAAGGTGAAAGCCGTGGCAGCAATGCAAGACATTAAAAGTTATAATCTTATTCTTCTCAGCTGATGACAAACTTTAAACTATTAAACTTTTGGAAATTAACGTGATATTGATACAAGGAACTCCTGTTgagtataaaaaaaaaaacttaagCTTTTGTGgttgactttttttttttttttcaattcaaaCTTTTAAGGGAGAGATGAGCTttaatattgattttatttctaaaaaattgaaatcaaaataacaatggctaaattttttatttttttttttttttcaaagtgaataaaaaaattatttaatatgtCAATTAACccttaaaatattttttttgaaattattttcatttaatcCTATAGTGTCAAAAGATTGGACATTATTGATGcgtatatacttttttttgcctAATTAattggtaataatatcGATATAATTGAAagcaatttttatttctgataaaaaattcgaaaaaatgacaataattaaaaaaaattagccCGGTTAATTAACTGTTTTTTAAAGGGATATGTgtatatacttttatttgttttttaattgttgtttttaacaaaaagtCAACCACAAATAGAGGCTTTTCAAATCAAATTGCTTGATGTTAGTTAATTGCATACTAGTAACAGAAGTTAATTTATTACCagcaagaaaaaagtttattgcTCTATAgtattcctttttttgttttattttctgcttcttccttttaaaagttgaaactaaaaaaacatatttaaacagataatattttggttatttccacttttttttttttttatttttattttgtttttggttCGTTTTTGAATTGCTAGTTCTGAATAAtaccttttttaattttgtttatattcgTTTATTAAGTGTTAAAAAGATacataaaaacaaaaacaagcGAACGAAAAGTCGGAATTTAGAATTACAAAAGCaaacataaaaattttattactataaaCAAGatgaaaacattttttacttttattcaaattttaattgctttaattttttttttctccacCACGGTTTTTGCTAACTCTGAAAAATTTGAGTTGATTGCCATTAGATCTGGATCTCCAATTCAATATGCCCCAATCACTTTGTTGAATGGTGTTTTTACCATTACATCTTTGCCAAGTAGTAAAATTGTTGCTTATATCAATGATAAATCCGAGCTAGTAATTAACGACGATGAATATGCATTTATTAAAGACGATGGCTCAATTGCCCTAACCTTAGTTGAAGAACGGGCTTCTAAATTTACTATTGATGATTTAGGGTACTTAAGTTACAATGGTAAAGATGGCCTTTCTGCCATTCCAACTGGTCATGGTTTTAAAGTTTCTGCGTATTCCTCTGGCAACGAAGATTCCATTACGTTCGGTGCCAAAGCAGTTCCTTGTATTGCTACCCCTAATGTCGTACAACCAACATTTTCCACTTTGATTAAGAGACAAGAAGTTTCTCAAATTAGTGACGGCCAAATTCAAGCACCAGCTACCACAATTACTACCGAAACTGCTCAAACTATTACGACTTCGGCCCCAGAAACATACAACACTGAAACAATTACTACTGAAAGCGTTCAAACTGTTACAACTTCGGCCCCAGAAACATATAACACTGGCACAATTACATCTGTTATTACCGCTGAATTAGTTTCCCAGATAAGTGATGGCCAAATTCAAGCAACTATaggtattattaataacagcACTACTTACATTCCAAGTAGCTTTGTTCCATCTGAAGGTAATGCTGCTGGATTAAAGGGTAACGGTGGATTATCTATGATTATAGTCTTGATTAGTTTGGCTTTTGCTTAGAAAGAAAGATTCCAGAaactatatttttttgacttctaataatagcatttgctgctttattatttcagTTCGTTTATGTAAATctgttttatatattttttattttattttttattttatttattattttttattaaattgaaTATATGTAGAAGAAaagcaatttttttttttttccccccccCTCGGACAGTAGCGGTCGATATGTTTGATTAGTTTGACTACACACAATATGAGATATATATAACCAGTGGATAACTGTaagtaaaaaagaaataaactGCAATTATTAGATATGAATATTGTGCTAAAAATAGtacatttgaaaaaaaaaaaaccacgTCAACAAATAGACAAATATAGCAGTTTGAAcccttattattttcaaatgttATAACTTAATAACTTACATGGCTAAGTTCTTACATACAATGCTCTATTTGTCCACAGGCGAAGTGTACTACCCCgtttctttaaataatagattatttaaatctaGGCCTTGTGCTGGTAAGtgtttctatttttattttccgtAGGTTtttcaagaaaaattaatattttttttttgcttcaTTTTATGATTCTAGACGTGGTTGATGCACTTTATCATTTGTTACGAATAACTGCTTACTTCCTATTTAATGGACTATGtgtttgtttgttgttaatattttgataaaaaaccTCCCACTGGAAAAATGAATGCATATTGTAAACTCcgcaatttattttctaatagttaaataaaaaaaagatgcgtcacatttttttttttttttttttttatcaacaactaaaacaaaaaaaaaacaaaacaaaacaaaaacaaaacaaaacaaacgcgaaaaatatattcatcTAACGCGCAGATGTACG is part of the Saccharomycodes ludwigii strain NBRC 1722 chromosome III, whole genome shotgun sequence genome and encodes:
- the NAM9 gene encoding mitochondrial 37S ribosomal protein uS4m (similar to Saccharomyces cerevisiae YNL137C | NAM9 | Nuclear Accommodation of Mitochondria); translation: MPRKATLLKSLSRGRIRASFNKWNLFNLYKKGQVDFKGKTLYQQKWTAKQETRAYHGEYLTESRWLASFNPKLDSVAQLDASLKKGGQDELDPTPYLMQTYASLEKRLDFAVFRSMFASSVRQARQFILHGNTFVNGIKIKHPGYILKPGDVFHVKPEKVLQALGAKKPSLENSLKIDKIQVEKWNHYVTKLQENPREEWEKKMEFYSGLENHDPKKTIFLELVEKYNQDLETRVIKERKTANEETILNKILTCYIKATPEKKEILKSEDFMPYFFDNKDLSIMAVKIYQQILGSAKILDTLKKNEEESNVAKILFKSEEEIDKKNIREIKTLCQELKPTYFDALENYFKINKASSKTGLPYDPVWASSLNKLEPIVPADLVEDEKKAISLIQLPWQSGPYGRADPKKPYFTPWTPRPFLAPFAVLPHHIEISFKTCHAIYLRDPVARPGHSEVISPYALPVHERAYMYYNRKGK
- the FPR1 gene encoding peptidylprolyl isomerase FPR1 (similar to Saccharomyces cerevisiae YNL135C | FPR1 | Fk 506-sensitive Proline Rotamase), which encodes MSEIIEGNVRIDRLSPGDNKTFPKKGDLVTIHYTGTLENGQKFDSSLDRGSPFQCNIGVNQVIKGWDAAIPKLSVGEKARLVIPGPYAYGPRGFPGLIPPNATLIFDVELLKVN
- a CDS encoding uncharacterized protein (similar to Saccharomyces cerevisiae YKL096W | CWP1 | Cell Wall Protein), coding for MKTFFTFIQILIALIFFFSTTVFANSEKFELIAIRSGSPIQYAPITLLNGVFTITSLPSSKIVAYINDKSELVINDDEYAFIKDDGSIALTLVEERASKFTIDDLGYLSYNGKDGLSAIPTGHGFKVSAYSSGNEDSITFGAKAVPCIATPNVVQPTFSTLIKRQEVSQISDGQIQAPATTITTETAQTITTSAPETYNTETITTESVQTVTTSAPETYNTGTITSVITAELVSQISDGQIQATIGIINNSTTYIPSSFVPSEGNAAGLKGNGGLSMIIVLISLAFA